One Calditrichia bacterium DNA window includes the following coding sequences:
- a CDS encoding NAD-dependent epimerase/dehydratase family protein — MSGWDKPGAILVTGGAGFVGSNLAISFKRAHPERNVLALDNLKRRGSELNIRRLASENIEFVHGDIRNPEDLAFAGRDIALIVECSAEPSVLAGFGGSPAYLLNSNLTGAINCFEAARLHRADVVFLSTSRVYPVRYLNDLNFVEEETRFSLATEQPFPGASANGISENFPLDAPRSLYGATKLAAELIAQEYAEMYDVRVIINRCGVIAGSWQMGKVDQGVFTLWMAAHYFGKSLKYIGFGGAGKQVRDVLHVDDLFDVLEIQLAQIDQFNGKIHNVGGGLANALSLQETTAICREITGNRIDIAAGLQDRPADIKSYISDNAKISAACGWQPNRNPRQTLTDIFDWIRTNERELKPVLHG, encoded by the coding sequence ATGAGTGGTTGGGATAAACCGGGTGCGATTCTGGTAACCGGCGGCGCCGGTTTTGTCGGCTCGAATCTGGCGATCAGCTTCAAACGGGCGCATCCGGAGCGCAACGTGCTGGCGCTGGATAACCTGAAACGGCGCGGTTCAGAGCTGAACATCCGTAGGCTGGCTTCGGAAAATATCGAATTTGTTCACGGCGATATTCGCAATCCCGAAGATCTGGCGTTCGCCGGTCGCGACATCGCGCTGATCGTCGAATGTTCGGCGGAGCCATCGGTGCTCGCCGGATTCGGCGGATCGCCGGCGTATTTGCTGAACAGCAACCTCACCGGCGCCATCAACTGTTTTGAGGCGGCGCGACTGCACCGCGCAGATGTGGTTTTTCTCTCTACCAGCAGGGTGTATCCGGTGCGCTATCTCAACGATCTCAATTTTGTTGAAGAAGAAACGCGATTTTCGCTGGCAACTGAGCAGCCGTTTCCCGGCGCATCCGCAAACGGCATTTCCGAAAATTTTCCGCTGGACGCGCCGCGTTCGCTTTACGGCGCAACCAAATTGGCGGCGGAGCTTATCGCGCAGGAATATGCGGAAATGTATGACGTTCGGGTGATTATCAATCGCTGCGGCGTAATTGCCGGTTCGTGGCAAATGGGCAAGGTGGATCAGGGGGTTTTTACGCTGTGGATGGCAGCGCATTATTTTGGTAAGTCGTTGAAATACATCGGTTTCGGCGGCGCCGGAAAACAGGTGCGCGATGTGCTGCATGTGGATGATCTGTTCGATGTGCTGGAAATCCAGTTGGCGCAAATCGATCAATTTAACGGGAAAATCCACAATGTTGGCGGCGGATTGGCGAACGCGCTTTCGCTGCAGGAAACCACTGCAATCTGCCGGGAAATCACCGGAAATCGCATTGATATTGCGGCTGGTTTGCAGGATCGTCCCGCAGATATCAAAAGCTATATTTCGGATAATGCCAAAATTTCTGCGGCTTGCGGCTGGCAACCGAACCGCAATCCGCGCCAAACGTTAACTGATATTTTTGACTGGATTCGCACGAACGAACGGGAGCTGAAACCGGTTTTGCATGGATAA
- a CDS encoding cupin domain-containing protein, translating into MATPEHSVVKTLEKMVEYQDGSVVSKTVIGKKTGTVTLFAFDAGQSLSEHTAPFDALVYVMDGEAEISIAKNVHQLSKGQMIILPANIPHAVNAVSPFKMMLVMIKS; encoded by the coding sequence ATGGCAACACCGGAACATTCAGTGGTAAAAACGCTGGAAAAAATGGTGGAATATCAGGACGGTTCGGTGGTGAGCAAAACCGTCATCGGGAAGAAAACCGGCACGGTAACGCTGTTCGCGTTCGATGCCGGACAATCGCTCAGCGAGCACACCGCGCCGTTCGATGCGCTCGTTTACGTGATGGATGGCGAAGCGGAAATCTCCATTGCCAAAAATGTGCATCAGCTAAGCAAAGGGCAAATGATCATTCTTCCGGCGAATATTCCGCACGCGGTGAACGCGGTTTCCCCATTCAAAATGATGCTGGTGATGATCAAATCCTGA
- a CDS encoding glycosyltransferase family 39 protein — protein sequence MWIIYALIHALLGFGILQRLKNALTFWEQLALAYPLGLGTATLLTFLLDVFGIPLSFAFGGTVLAAVLLFLPMFWHRSGEKKPLFNYNKPDLKLSEIVMLLAITGMWLITFWRAYYLPVTPYDALVGIDLVAKFALLDGRIDSQMFTDLAGQLTTQPYYAPFTMLCQLIYRSAGHVFGQVWLGFFTLGFIATLYLNFRREVHPLLAGILTIVLLSIPEIYGYTFQVQTDFPNAVFVSLSIIYLYRYTKEADNGLFWLSAILMGFGCWSRSETIAFAALTVALFFLFAYKKDMRDALQKSILFMGVSLIFFAIWNLYYLPVVLDYSPESYFKFFFWDGERLSKLFNGMVTIAFKINFWGYVPYIFIGVAVVNLAVYRDRKNLFLLLWVFGMFLGFLMLLYHLQLNLFANINYTFRRGSFKMWPVAIFYLSTTVLFHKLSEKLKNWENS from the coding sequence ATGTGGATTATTTACGCACTGATACATGCGCTGTTGGGTTTTGGCATTTTGCAACGCCTGAAAAATGCGCTGACATTTTGGGAGCAACTGGCGCTGGCTTATCCGTTGGGATTGGGCACTGCAACGTTGCTCACTTTTCTGCTGGATGTATTTGGCATTCCGCTGTCGTTCGCTTTTGGCGGGACTGTTTTGGCTGCCGTGCTGCTGTTTTTGCCTATGTTTTGGCATCGTTCCGGAGAGAAAAAACCGCTGTTCAATTACAATAAACCGGATTTGAAACTCAGCGAAATTGTGATGTTGCTGGCAATTACCGGCATGTGGCTGATCACTTTTTGGCGGGCGTATTACCTGCCCGTCACGCCATACGACGCACTTGTGGGCATCGATCTGGTAGCCAAATTTGCGCTGCTCGACGGGCGAATTGATTCCCAAATGTTTACGGATTTAGCCGGACAGCTAACCACCCAACCGTATTACGCACCGTTCACAATGCTTTGCCAGCTTATTTATCGCAGCGCCGGGCATGTGTTCGGGCAGGTGTGGCTGGGATTTTTTACGTTGGGATTTATCGCAACGCTGTATCTCAATTTTCGCCGGGAAGTTCATCCGCTGCTCGCCGGAATTTTGACGATTGTGCTGCTGTCCATTCCCGAAATTTATGGCTACACATTTCAGGTACAAACCGATTTTCCCAACGCTGTTTTTGTGAGCCTCTCGATAATTTATTTGTATCGATACACCAAAGAAGCAGACAACGGGCTGTTTTGGCTTTCGGCAATTTTGATGGGTTTCGGCTGTTGGTCGCGTTCGGAAACCATTGCATTTGCTGCACTTACGGTCGCACTATTTTTTCTGTTCGCGTATAAAAAAGATATGCGCGATGCCCTCCAAAAATCGATATTGTTTATGGGCGTCAGCCTGATATTTTTTGCAATCTGGAATCTCTATTACCTGCCGGTAGTGCTGGATTACTCGCCGGAATCCTATTTCAAGTTTTTTTTCTGGGATGGCGAGCGCCTTTCAAAATTGTTTAACGGAATGGTGACAATTGCGTTCAAAATCAATTTTTGGGGATATGTTCCGTACATTTTTATCGGCGTTGCAGTGGTTAATTTGGCGGTTTACCGCGACCGGAAAAACCTGTTTTTGCTGCTGTGGGTGTTCGGCATGTTTTTGGGATTTTTGATGTTGCTGTATCATTTGCAATTGAATTTGTTTGCGAATATCAACTACACCTTTCGGCGCGGCAGTTTCAAAATGTGGCCGGTAGCGATATTTTATTTGAGCACGACAGTGCTCTTTCACAAGCTCTCCGAAAAGCTGAAAAACTGGGAAAATTCATGA
- a CDS encoding HAD family hydrolase: MQKNYRHVIWDWNGTLFDDAWLCVDIMNGMLRERNLPEMSLQKYAEIFDFPVRDYYAKLGFDDAIDPFEKLSDTFIGEYLRRKFECQLRDGTRETLAGLQENGVQQSVLSAAKHDHLLRILGHFEIMAFFRDVSGIDNHHADGKLENAHAMMAALNLSPKTTLLVGDSLHDWHVAEAIGVDCVLIPGGHQSPERLTAASAKMIHSLRDLRKLFTFE, encoded by the coding sequence GTGCAGAAAAACTACCGCCACGTGATATGGGATTGGAACGGCACGCTGTTCGATGACGCCTGGCTGTGTGTGGACATCATGAACGGTATGCTGCGGGAACGCAATCTGCCGGAAATGAGCCTGCAAAAATACGCCGAAATTTTTGATTTCCCGGTGCGGGATTATTATGCCAAACTGGGTTTCGATGATGCAATCGATCCGTTCGAAAAGCTCAGCGATACGTTCATCGGTGAATATTTGCGGCGAAAATTTGAGTGCCAACTGCGCGACGGCACCCGCGAAACGCTTGCCGGATTGCAGGAAAACGGCGTGCAGCAATCCGTGCTTTCTGCTGCCAAACACGATCATCTGTTGCGCATTTTGGGGCATTTTGAAATTATGGCATTTTTCCGGGATGTCAGCGGGATCGACAATCACCATGCAGATGGCAAGCTGGAAAACGCCCACGCGATGATGGCTGCGCTAAATTTATCGCCGAAAACGACGCTGTTGGTTGGCGATTCGCTGCATGATTGGCATGTGGCGGAAGCTATCGGTGTGGATTGCGTGCTGATTCCCGGCGGTCACCAATCGCCGGAACGATTGACAGCCGCCAGTGCAAAAATGATTCATTCGCTGCGTGATTTGCGAAAATTATTCACTTTCGAGTAA
- a CDS encoding ABC transporter ATP-binding protein has translation MIELNGLTKSFGRLDVLKGVDLRIETGSVTAILGPNGSGKTTLIKSILGLVKPDAGEIRVDGKRVNGDVAYKKLIGYMPQIARFPENLTVDEILRMVKDLRSDAGELDEALYHEFSLAKELAKPIRTLSGGTRQKVSATVAFLFRAPILILDEPTAGLDPLSSSRLKDKILREKANGRTIILTSHVMSEVQELADRLVFLQDGNIFYNGELQHMIHNTGEAKLERAIARMMEGELQ, from the coding sequence ATGATAGAATTAAACGGATTGACAAAAAGTTTCGGGCGGCTGGATGTGCTCAAAGGGGTAGATTTGCGCATCGAAACGGGCAGTGTCACCGCCATTTTGGGACCGAACGGCTCGGGAAAAACCACGCTCATCAAATCCATTTTGGGATTGGTGAAGCCGGATGCCGGCGAAATCCGGGTGGACGGCAAACGCGTCAACGGCGATGTGGCATACAAAAAGCTGATCGGCTACATGCCGCAAATCGCCCGCTTCCCGGAAAACCTGACCGTGGACGAAATTTTGCGGATGGTAAAAGATCTCCGCAGCGACGCCGGTGAGCTGGACGAAGCGCTGTATCACGAATTTTCGCTGGCGAAAGAACTGGCGAAACCGATCCGCACGCTTTCCGGCGGCACCCGCCAAAAGGTGAGCGCAACCGTCGCGTTCCTGTTTCGTGCACCGATATTGATTCTGGACGAACCGACCGCCGGGCTCGATCCGCTTTCCAGCAGCCGGCTGAAAGACAAAATTCTCCGCGAAAAAGCCAACGGGCGCACCATTATTTTAACCTCACACGTGATGAGCGAAGTGCAGGAACTCGCCGACCGGCTGGTATTTTTGCAGGACGGCAATATTTTCTACAACGGCGAGCTGCAACACATGATTCACAACACCGGCGAGGCAAAACTGGAACGCGCCATCGCCCGGATGATGGAAGGAGAACTGCAATGA
- a CDS encoding TIGR00266 family protein: protein MRSHEVDYEIFGDDMQVVEVELDPSETVIAEAGAMNWMEEGISFEARMGDGSRDDGLMGKLLSVGKRVLTGESIFMTHFTNNGRGKQRVAFAAPYPGKIVPLNMAELEGEFFCQKDAFLCAALGTEISIAFTRRLGTGFFGGEGFILQRLRGDGMAFVHAGGTVQKRVLQGETLRVDTGCIVGFTSGIDYDIERAGGLKSMFFGGEGLFLATLRGHGTVYLQSLPFSRLADRIIASAPKTGGNRKGEGSVLGGLGDLISGDRS, encoded by the coding sequence ATGAGAAGTCACGAAGTGGATTACGAAATTTTTGGTGATGATATGCAGGTCGTGGAAGTAGAACTCGACCCGAGCGAAACCGTCATTGCCGAAGCCGGTGCAATGAACTGGATGGAAGAAGGCATTTCGTTCGAAGCGCGAATGGGTGACGGCTCCCGCGATGACGGCCTGATGGGCAAATTGCTCAGCGTCGGCAAACGGGTGCTTACCGGCGAATCGATTTTTATGACACATTTCACCAACAACGGGCGCGGAAAACAGCGAGTGGCTTTTGCCGCACCGTATCCCGGCAAAATTGTGCCATTAAACATGGCTGAACTCGAAGGTGAATTTTTCTGCCAGAAAGACGCCTTTTTGTGCGCGGCGCTCGGCACGGAAATCAGCATCGCGTTTACCCGGCGGCTGGGCACCGGTTTTTTTGGCGGTGAAGGCTTTATTTTACAACGGCTTCGCGGCGACGGAATGGCGTTCGTTCACGCCGGCGGAACCGTGCAAAAACGGGTGCTGCAGGGCGAAACGTTGCGGGTGGATACCGGCTGTATCGTCGGGTTTACCAGCGGGATCGATTACGATATTGAACGCGCCGGCGGACTAAAATCGATGTTTTTCGGCGGCGAAGGTTTGTTTTTGGCAACGCTTCGCGGACACGGAACGGTGTATCTGCAAAGCCTGCCGTTTTCGCGATTGGCAGACCGGATTATCGCATCCGCGCCCAAAACCGGCGGCAACCGCAAAGGCGAAGGTTCGGTGCTCGGCGGTCTCGGCGATCTGATCAGCGGCGACAGATCTTGA
- a CDS encoding Rrf2 family transcriptional regulator: protein MVLSKTCIYGIRATLFVATQEADKYVPINRAAEALGISFHFLTKILQTLTQQNIMQSYRGPNGGIALAKPADSIYLGEIIRAIDGTNLFSACILGLPGCGELKPCPLHEQWAGIRGDIAKMFNQTTVSEMAKRVRERGLRLTDVEWNFLTS from the coding sequence ATGGTACTATCAAAGACATGCATTTACGGAATAAGAGCCACGCTTTTTGTGGCTACGCAGGAAGCAGATAAATATGTGCCCATCAACCGCGCGGCGGAAGCGTTGGGCATTTCGTTTCACTTTTTAACGAAAATTTTGCAAACGTTGACGCAGCAAAATATCATGCAATCGTATCGCGGACCAAACGGCGGCATTGCCCTGGCAAAACCGGCAGATTCGATTTACCTCGGGGAAATTATCCGGGCGATTGACGGCACGAATTTATTCAGCGCCTGCATTCTCGGGCTTCCCGGCTGTGGCGAGCTGAAACCGTGTCCGTTGCATGAACAATGGGCAGGTATTCGCGGCGATATCGCCAAAATGTTCAACCAAACCACGGTTTCAGAAATGGCCAAAAGGGTTCGCGAACGCGGGCTGCGGCTCACAGATGTCGAATGGAATTTTTTAACTAGCTAA
- a CDS encoding CoA-binding protein: protein MTYQQKVQDFLAQRHIAVAGVSRNPEKGEAANAILNKLKDQGYNVVAINPNADVVAGEPCYRHLRDVPEPLDGVVIVTTPAAADAIVQECAELGIPRVWMHRSFGDGSVSETAVAFCESHNISVISGGCPMMFCEPVDFPHKCIRWIKSAKGDFKH from the coding sequence ATGACCTACCAACAAAAAGTTCAGGATTTTTTAGCGCAGCGGCACATCGCCGTTGCCGGCGTTTCGCGGAACCCGGAAAAGGGCGAGGCGGCAAATGCTATTCTCAACAAACTGAAAGATCAGGGATACAACGTTGTGGCGATCAATCCCAACGCGGATGTTGTGGCGGGCGAGCCGTGCTATCGCCATTTGCGGGACGTGCCCGAACCGCTCGATGGCGTGGTGATCGTCACGACACCTGCGGCGGCGGACGCGATTGTTCAGGAATGTGCGGAGCTGGGCATCCCGCGAGTGTGGATGCACCGTTCGTTCGGCGATGGCAGCGTGTCCGAAACAGCCGTTGCGTTTTGCGAATCGCACAACATCAGCGTCATTTCCGGCGGCTGCCCGATGATGTTTTGCGAACCGGTGGATTTTCCGCACAAATGCATTCGCTGGATCAAATCGGCAAAAGGTGACTTCAAACACTGA
- the nosZ gene encoding Sec-dependent nitrous-oxide reductase, translated as MANSQNKKFWVGVLAVISLIVIAIGCTAKQNQSGAMIGDSDAASKVYVAPGEYDEFYGFFSGGFSGQMSVYGMPSGRLLRVIPVYSQNPENGWGYSEETKAMLTTSHGFIPWDDAHHPELSQTNGVPDGRSVFINANNTPRVARINLQDFETDDILEIPNSAGNHASPFITPNSEYIVASTRFSVPIPQKDVSIADYKKHFKGTMSFINPYGKDGHMELAFQIIVPGYNYDLAHAGKGPSFGWAFFTCYNTEEANTLLEINASQNDKDFIAAVNWKKAEEALKAGKFTEMPANYRHNYIDHESRIAKSEAKKTVKVINPKDVPGLIYYLPTPKSPHGVDVDPTGEYIVGGGKLATVIPVHSFSKMIQAIENKAFEKEIDGIPVLKYDAVIAGEVQNAGLGPLHTEFDGKGFAYTSAFISSEIVKWEIGTWQVVDRIPTYYSIGHLMIPGGDSQKPWGKYVVALNKITKDRYLPTGPELAHSAQLIDISGDKMKLLLDFPTIGEPHYAQGIPAELVMKNSTKFYPIEKNAHPEAIKGEKEARVERKGKEVHIYLGMIRSHFTPDNIEGVKVGDKVYFHTTNLEQDWDVPHGLAVMGANTSELLVMPGDTKTIIWEPKEPGVYPFYCTDFCSALHQEMQGYLRVSPANSDIKISFNKR; from the coding sequence ATGGCTAATTCTCAAAATAAAAAGTTTTGGGTAGGAGTACTCGCGGTGATTTCTCTGATCGTCATCGCGATTGGCTGCACCGCAAAACAAAATCAATCCGGTGCGATGATCGGCGATAGCGACGCCGCATCCAAAGTGTATGTCGCACCCGGCGAATACGATGAATTCTACGGTTTTTTCTCCGGCGGATTCAGCGGTCAAATGAGCGTTTACGGCATGCCTTCCGGACGGTTGCTCCGGGTTATTCCGGTGTATTCGCAGAATCCGGAAAACGGCTGGGGCTATTCCGAGGAAACCAAAGCCATGCTGACCACCAGCCACGGTTTTATTCCCTGGGACGATGCGCACCACCCGGAATTGTCGCAAACCAACGGCGTGCCGGACGGGCGCTCCGTGTTCATCAACGCAAACAATACACCGCGCGTTGCCCGCATCAACCTGCAGGATTTCGAAACGGATGATATTCTGGAAATCCCCAATTCCGCGGGAAACCACGCATCGCCGTTCATTACGCCGAACTCGGAATACATCGTTGCGTCCACCCGTTTCAGCGTGCCGATTCCGCAAAAAGACGTATCGATTGCAGATTACAAAAAGCATTTCAAAGGCACGATGTCCTTCATTAACCCGTACGGAAAAGACGGGCATATGGAACTGGCGTTCCAGATTATTGTCCCGGGTTACAATTACGATCTGGCGCATGCCGGAAAAGGCCCGTCCTTCGGCTGGGCATTTTTCACCTGCTACAACACGGAAGAAGCGAATACGCTGCTGGAAATCAACGCTTCGCAGAATGACAAGGATTTTATCGCTGCGGTAAACTGGAAAAAAGCGGAAGAAGCGTTGAAAGCCGGAAAATTCACCGAAATGCCGGCAAATTATCGCCACAATTACATCGATCACGAATCGCGCATCGCCAAATCCGAAGCGAAGAAAACTGTAAAAGTGATCAATCCGAAAGACGTTCCCGGGCTGATTTATTACCTGCCGACACCGAAATCGCCGCACGGCGTGGATGTCGATCCGACCGGCGAATACATCGTTGGCGGCGGTAAACTGGCGACGGTTATTCCGGTGCACTCGTTCAGCAAAATGATTCAAGCTATTGAAAACAAAGCATTTGAGAAAGAAATCGACGGAATCCCGGTGTTGAAATATGATGCCGTTATCGCCGGTGAAGTGCAGAACGCAGGGCTTGGCCCGTTGCACACCGAATTCGACGGCAAAGGTTTCGCGTACACCTCCGCGTTCATTTCGTCGGAAATCGTGAAATGGGAAATCGGCACCTGGCAAGTGGTTGACCGCATCCCGACGTATTATTCCATCGGTCACCTGATGATCCCCGGCGGCGACAGCCAGAAACCGTGGGGCAAATACGTTGTGGCGCTCAACAAAATCACCAAAGACCGCTACCTGCCCACCGGACCGGAACTGGCACACAGCGCACAGCTGATCGACATCAGCGGCGACAAAATGAAGCTGTTGCTGGATTTCCCGACCATCGGCGAGCCGCACTACGCACAAGGCATTCCGGCGGAACTGGTCATGAAAAACTCGACCAAATTCTACCCGATCGAGAAAAACGCGCATCCGGAAGCCATTAAAGGCGAAAAAGAAGCACGGGTTGAGCGCAAAGGCAAGGAAGTGCACATCTATCTCGGAATGATCCGCAGCCACTTTACCCCGGACAATATCGAAGGCGTGAAAGTGGGCGACAAAGTGTATTTCCACACCACCAACCTGGAACAGGATTGGGATGTGCCGCACGGTTTGGCAGTGATGGGCGCCAATACCTCCGAACTGCTGGTTATGCCCGGCGATACCAAAACAATCATCTGGGAACCGAAAGAACCCGGCGTTTATCCCTTCTATTGCACGGATTTCTGCTCCGCGCTGCACCAGGAAATGCAGGGTTATTTGCGGGTGTCACCGGCAAATTCGGATATCAAAATCAGCTTTAACAAACGATAA
- a CDS encoding nitrous oxide reductase accessory protein NosL: MKTLFKKAAAILLLSLLWACNPAPEAIRYGEATCARCKMMIMDQEFGAELVTTKGKIYTFDSIECLAAFYLADGVPHSDVHSMWITPFNNPGNLVEVSDAAFLHSAGLPSPMGMNLSGYANRTDAQQMQTQYGGNVLAWEDVFTILDQKTGNQPAQNSEKPCCGGCAAEVATN, encoded by the coding sequence ATGAAAACACTGTTCAAAAAAGCGGCAGCAATCCTGTTGCTAAGCCTTCTGTGGGCGTGTAATCCTGCGCCCGAAGCCATTCGCTACGGCGAAGCGACCTGCGCCCGCTGCAAAATGATGATTATGGATCAGGAATTTGGCGCGGAACTGGTCACAACCAAAGGTAAAATTTATACCTTCGACTCGATCGAATGCCTCGCAGCCTTTTATCTGGCAGATGGCGTGCCGCACAGCGATGTGCATTCCATGTGGATCACGCCGTTCAACAATCCCGGCAATCTGGTGGAAGTCAGCGATGCGGCTTTCCTGCACAGCGCCGGTTTACCCAGCCCGATGGGCATGAACTTGTCCGGCTACGCCAACCGCACGGACGCACAACAAATGCAAACACAATACGGCGGTAATGTGCTCGCCTGGGAAGATGTTTTCACAATTCTCGACCAAAAAACAGGCAACCAGCCTGCCCAAAATTCGGAGAAACCTTGCTGCGGCGGCTGTGCAGCCGAAGTAGCGACCAATTAG
- the nosD gene encoding nitrous oxide reductase family maturation protein NosD, translating to MMILLLATGLSAKEWTVQPGTELPTIRAAIAVADSGDVIIVKSGTYRESPVEVNKSVSIIGDGEVIIDGEEDHQVITVTADYVTLKNLDIRNCGVSFVDDKAGVKVEECANVRIENCRFLNTFFAIYLAKSRDCTISNNSIRGFAKTEAASGNGVHLWYCRDIEVSNNRITGHRDGIYFEFVQGGNIHDNHSEKNLRYGLHFMFSDGCHYTGNTFRNNGAGVAVMYTKNVTMTSNHFDQNWGNAAFGLLLKDITDSEISNNFFIKNSIGIYAENSSRIDVRQNDFRENGWAIKIMANCADNVISENNFVANAFDVATNSRNNFSRFSGNYWGNYSGYDLNRDGFGDVPFRPVRLFSLIVEQNPACADHVAQPVCGFAGCCRKRVPGAHAGNIG from the coding sequence GTGATGATTCTGTTGCTGGCAACCGGACTTTCCGCAAAAGAATGGACGGTGCAGCCGGGCACGGAACTACCGACCATCCGGGCGGCGATTGCCGTGGCGGACAGCGGCGATGTGATTATCGTGAAAAGCGGCACCTATCGCGAAAGCCCGGTTGAAGTGAACAAATCCGTAAGCATCATCGGTGATGGCGAAGTGATTATCGACGGCGAAGAAGATCATCAGGTGATCACGGTTACAGCGGATTACGTCACACTGAAAAATCTGGACATCCGCAACTGCGGCGTCAGTTTTGTGGACGACAAAGCGGGCGTGAAAGTGGAAGAATGCGCCAACGTGCGCATCGAAAACTGCCGTTTTCTGAATACATTTTTTGCGATTTATCTGGCAAAATCACGCGATTGCACAATATCCAACAACAGCATTCGCGGATTCGCCAAAACCGAAGCGGCATCCGGCAACGGCGTTCACCTGTGGTATTGCCGCGATATCGAGGTGTCCAACAACCGCATCACCGGTCACCGCGACGGCATTTATTTTGAATTTGTGCAGGGCGGCAATATTCACGATAACCACAGCGAAAAAAATCTGCGTTACGGACTGCACTTCATGTTTTCGGACGGCTGCCATTATACGGGCAACACCTTTCGCAACAACGGCGCGGGCGTGGCGGTGATGTACACCAAAAATGTCACAATGACCAGCAATCATTTCGACCAGAACTGGGGCAACGCAGCGTTCGGTTTGCTGCTGAAGGACATCACCGACAGCGAAATCAGCAACAATTTTTTCATCAAAAATTCGATTGGCATTTACGCGGAAAATTCCAGCCGCATCGACGTGCGGCAAAACGATTTCCGGGAAAACGGCTGGGCGATCAAAATTATGGCGAACTGCGCAGACAACGTTATTTCGGAGAATAATTTCGTTGCCAACGCGTTCGATGTCGCGACCAACAGCCGCAACAATTTCAGCCGTTTTTCGGGAAATTATTGGGGAAATTACAGCGGATACGACCTCAACCGCGACGGTTTCGGCGATGTGCCGTTTCGTCCGGTGCGGCTGTTTTCGCTGATTGTCGAGCAAAATCCCGCCTGCGCTGATCATGTTGCGCAGCCTGTTTGTGGATTTGCTGGATGTTGCAGAAAACGTGTTCCCGGTGCTCACGCCGGAAACATTGGTTGA
- a CDS encoding cytochrome c — MKSFKIYLMAVLAVGLMACNNAQENGSNAKTASNNSPSAAANTGSQLTAWQTEHGVGPVTENLTLGAVDAKMAERGVAVFDTKCSACHKMGERYVGPALGDVLSRRKPEYVMNMILDPEKMLKLHPEAQKMLAQFYTPMPNQNLTKDEARDVLEYLRQQQGN; from the coding sequence ATGAAATCATTCAAAATTTATCTGATGGCAGTTTTGGCAGTCGGGCTGATGGCCTGTAATAACGCGCAGGAAAACGGTTCCAACGCTAAAACCGCATCCAACAACAGCCCATCGGCTGCAGCAAACACAGGCAGTCAACTGACCGCCTGGCAAACCGAACACGGCGTTGGGCCGGTCACCGAAAACCTCACGCTCGGCGCTGTGGACGCCAAAATGGCGGAACGCGGCGTGGCCGTATTCGACACAAAATGCAGCGCCTGCCACAAAATGGGTGAACGCTACGTCGGTCCTGCGCTCGGCGATGTGCTGAGCCGCCGCAAACCGGAATATGTGATGAACATGATTCTCGATCCGGAAAAGATGCTCAAACTGCATCCCGAAGCACAAAAAATGCTGGCGCAATTTTACACGCCGATGCCCAACCAGAATCTCACCAAAGACGAAGCGCGCGACGTTCTGGAATATCTGCGTCAACAGCAAGGCAACTAA